In Carassius gibelio isolate Cgi1373 ecotype wild population from Czech Republic chromosome B20, carGib1.2-hapl.c, whole genome shotgun sequence, the following are encoded in one genomic region:
- the tpd52l1 gene encoding tumor protein D53 isoform X1 has protein sequence MEPRQQELYSSVLTPEAIVDWEDRETFHAGLLDKEPLKEVDEDMVSEVDLTNTITEEEREEMENELIKLDEEITTLKQVLASKEKRHLELKQKLGITPLSELRQNFSKSWYDMQTTTAYKKTSETLTTAGQRTSVAFSNLGNAITRKFGDVRSYSLGYSIRHSMSMPTMRNSPSFKSFEEKVESTVSNIKSKVGGTGGAGSFEDVLSSAAQASAQDTPTNNVTENSER, from the exons AGCTGTACTCTAGCGTACTGACTCCTGAAGCAATAGTAGACTGGG AAGACAGAGAAACTTTCCATGCAG GTTTGTTGGACAAAGAGCCTCTAAAGGAAGTGGACGAGGATATGGTGTCAGAGGTGGATCTCACCAACACTATCACAGAAGAGGAGCGAGAGGAAATGGAGAATGAGCTGATTAAG TTAGATGAAGAAATCACTACTTTGAAACAAGTCCTGGCCTCCAAAGAAAAGCGTCACTTGGAGCTGAAACAGAAACTAGGGATCACACCCCTGAGTGAACTGCGACAGAACTTCTCCAAGAGCTGGTATGACATGCAGACCACCACAGC ATACAAAAAGACATCTGAGACCCTGACCACGGCAGGACAGCGGACCTCAGTGGCCTTCAGTAACCTGGGCAATGCCATCACCAGGAAGTTCGGCGATGTGAG GTCATATTCTCTTGG CTATTCTATACGGCATTCAATGAGCATGCCTACAATGAG gaactCGCCTAGCTTCAAGTCCTTTGAGGAGAAAGTCGAAAGCACAGTTTCAAACATTAAG TCAAAGGTTGGAGGAACAGGAGGGGCGGGCAGTTTTGAAGATGTCCTGTCTTCAGCAGCCCAAGCCAGCGCCCAGGACACCCCTACTAATAATGTGACCGAGAACAGTGAGCGCTAA
- the tpd52l1 gene encoding tumor protein D53 isoform X3 codes for MEPRQQELYSSVLTPEAIVDWEDRETFHAGLLDKEPLKEVDEDMVSEVDLTNTITEEEREEMENELIKLDEEITTLKQVLASKEKRHLELKQKLGITPLSELRQNFSKSWYDMQTTTAYKKTSETLTTAGQRTSVAFSNLGNAITRKFGDVRNSPSFKSFEEKVESTVSNIKSKVGGTGGAGSFEDVLSSAAQASAQDTPTNNVTENSER; via the exons AGCTGTACTCTAGCGTACTGACTCCTGAAGCAATAGTAGACTGGG AAGACAGAGAAACTTTCCATGCAG GTTTGTTGGACAAAGAGCCTCTAAAGGAAGTGGACGAGGATATGGTGTCAGAGGTGGATCTCACCAACACTATCACAGAAGAGGAGCGAGAGGAAATGGAGAATGAGCTGATTAAG TTAGATGAAGAAATCACTACTTTGAAACAAGTCCTGGCCTCCAAAGAAAAGCGTCACTTGGAGCTGAAACAGAAACTAGGGATCACACCCCTGAGTGAACTGCGACAGAACTTCTCCAAGAGCTGGTATGACATGCAGACCACCACAGC ATACAAAAAGACATCTGAGACCCTGACCACGGCAGGACAGCGGACCTCAGTGGCCTTCAGTAACCTGGGCAATGCCATCACCAGGAAGTTCGGCGATGTGAG gaactCGCCTAGCTTCAAGTCCTTTGAGGAGAAAGTCGAAAGCACAGTTTCAAACATTAAG TCAAAGGTTGGAGGAACAGGAGGGGCGGGCAGTTTTGAAGATGTCCTGTCTTCAGCAGCCCAAGCCAGCGCCCAGGACACCCCTACTAATAATGTGACCGAGAACAGTGAGCGCTAA
- the tpd52l1 gene encoding tumor protein D53 isoform X2 produces the protein MEPRQQELYSSVLTPEAIVDWEDRETFHAGLLDKEPLKEVDEDMVSEVDLTNTITEEEREEMENELIKLDEEITTLKQVLASKEKRHLELKQKLGITPLSELRQNFSKSWYDMQTTTAYKKTSETLTTAGQRTSVAFSNLGNAITRKFGDVSYSIRHSMSMPTMRNSPSFKSFEEKVESTVSNIKSKVGGTGGAGSFEDVLSSAAQASAQDTPTNNVTENSER, from the exons AGCTGTACTCTAGCGTACTGACTCCTGAAGCAATAGTAGACTGGG AAGACAGAGAAACTTTCCATGCAG GTTTGTTGGACAAAGAGCCTCTAAAGGAAGTGGACGAGGATATGGTGTCAGAGGTGGATCTCACCAACACTATCACAGAAGAGGAGCGAGAGGAAATGGAGAATGAGCTGATTAAG TTAGATGAAGAAATCACTACTTTGAAACAAGTCCTGGCCTCCAAAGAAAAGCGTCACTTGGAGCTGAAACAGAAACTAGGGATCACACCCCTGAGTGAACTGCGACAGAACTTCTCCAAGAGCTGGTATGACATGCAGACCACCACAGC ATACAAAAAGACATCTGAGACCCTGACCACGGCAGGACAGCGGACCTCAGTGGCCTTCAGTAACCTGGGCAATGCCATCACCAGGAAGTTCGGCGATGTGAG CTATTCTATACGGCATTCAATGAGCATGCCTACAATGAG gaactCGCCTAGCTTCAAGTCCTTTGAGGAGAAAGTCGAAAGCACAGTTTCAAACATTAAG TCAAAGGTTGGAGGAACAGGAGGGGCGGGCAGTTTTGAAGATGTCCTGTCTTCAGCAGCCCAAGCCAGCGCCCAGGACACCCCTACTAATAATGTGACCGAGAACAGTGAGCGCTAA
- the tpd52l1 gene encoding tumor protein D53 isoform X5, with translation MEPRQQGLLDKEPLKEVDEDMVSEVDLTNTITEEEREEMENELIKLDEEITTLKQVLASKEKRHLELKQKLGITPLSELRQNFSKSWYDMQTTTAYKKTSETLTTAGQRTSVAFSNLGNAITRKFGDVRNSPSFKSFEEKVESTVSNIKSKVGGTGGAGSFEDVLSSAAQASAQDTPTNNVTENSER, from the exons GTTTGTTGGACAAAGAGCCTCTAAAGGAAGTGGACGAGGATATGGTGTCAGAGGTGGATCTCACCAACACTATCACAGAAGAGGAGCGAGAGGAAATGGAGAATGAGCTGATTAAG TTAGATGAAGAAATCACTACTTTGAAACAAGTCCTGGCCTCCAAAGAAAAGCGTCACTTGGAGCTGAAACAGAAACTAGGGATCACACCCCTGAGTGAACTGCGACAGAACTTCTCCAAGAGCTGGTATGACATGCAGACCACCACAGC ATACAAAAAGACATCTGAGACCCTGACCACGGCAGGACAGCGGACCTCAGTGGCCTTCAGTAACCTGGGCAATGCCATCACCAGGAAGTTCGGCGATGTGAG gaactCGCCTAGCTTCAAGTCCTTTGAGGAGAAAGTCGAAAGCACAGTTTCAAACATTAAG TCAAAGGTTGGAGGAACAGGAGGGGCGGGCAGTTTTGAAGATGTCCTGTCTTCAGCAGCCCAAGCCAGCGCCCAGGACACCCCTACTAATAATGTGACCGAGAACAGTGAGCGCTAA
- the tpd52l1 gene encoding tumor protein D53 isoform X4, whose translation MEPRQQGLLDKEPLKEVDEDMVSEVDLTNTITEEEREEMENELIKLDEEITTLKQVLASKEKRHLELKQKLGITPLSELRQNFSKSWYDMQTTTAYKKTSETLTTAGQRTSVAFSNLGNAITRKFGDVRSYSLGYSIRHSMSMPTMRNSPSFKSFEEKVESTVSNIKSKVGGTGGAGSFEDVLSSAAQASAQDTPTNNVTENSER comes from the exons GTTTGTTGGACAAAGAGCCTCTAAAGGAAGTGGACGAGGATATGGTGTCAGAGGTGGATCTCACCAACACTATCACAGAAGAGGAGCGAGAGGAAATGGAGAATGAGCTGATTAAG TTAGATGAAGAAATCACTACTTTGAAACAAGTCCTGGCCTCCAAAGAAAAGCGTCACTTGGAGCTGAAACAGAAACTAGGGATCACACCCCTGAGTGAACTGCGACAGAACTTCTCCAAGAGCTGGTATGACATGCAGACCACCACAGC ATACAAAAAGACATCTGAGACCCTGACCACGGCAGGACAGCGGACCTCAGTGGCCTTCAGTAACCTGGGCAATGCCATCACCAGGAAGTTCGGCGATGTGAG GTCATATTCTCTTGG CTATTCTATACGGCATTCAATGAGCATGCCTACAATGAG gaactCGCCTAGCTTCAAGTCCTTTGAGGAGAAAGTCGAAAGCACAGTTTCAAACATTAAG TCAAAGGTTGGAGGAACAGGAGGGGCGGGCAGTTTTGAAGATGTCCTGTCTTCAGCAGCCCAAGCCAGCGCCCAGGACACCCCTACTAATAATGTGACCGAGAACAGTGAGCGCTAA
- the hddc2 gene encoding HD domain-containing protein 2: protein MDDMLQFMKLVGQLKRVPRTGWVYRNVKQPESVSDHMYRMSMMALTIQDITVNKERCMKLALVHDLAECIVGDIAPADNVSKAEKHRREKDAMVHITGLLADGLRKEIYSLWEEYETQSSPEAKLVKELDQLEMIIQAHEYEELEGKPGRLQEFFTSTEGRFHHPEVLGLVKSLNEERARHIAAKGDNDTEKTTDTNPHTLATP from the exons ATGGACGACATGTTACAATTCATGAAACTAGTCGGACAGCTAAAA CGTGTGCCACGAACAGGATGGGTGTACAGAAATGTCAAACAGCCTGAGAGTGTGTCTGATCATATGTACAGAATGTCTATGATGGCATTAACCATACAAGACATCACTGTCAATAAAGAAAG ATGCATGAAGCTGGCTTTAGTTCATGACTTGGCCGAGTGTATTGTGGGAGATATTGCACCAGCAGATAATGTTAGCAAAGCAGAGAAGCACAGAAGGGAAAAG GATGCAATGGTGCACATCACAGGCCTGTTAGCTGATGGCTTACGGAAAGAGATTTACAGCTTGTGGGAG GAGTATGAGACTCAGTCCAGTCCAGAAGCTAAACTGGTGAAGGAGTTGGACCAGCTGGAGATGATTATACAAGCTCATGAGTATGAGGAGTTAGAGGGGAAACCTGGAAGACTGCAGGAGTTCTTCACCTCCACTGAAG GGAGGTTCCATCATCCGGAGGTGTTGGGTCTGGTGAAGAGTTTGAATGAGGAGAGAGCTCGACACATCGCTGCTAAAGGAGATAATGATACAGAGAAGACCACTGACACAAACCCTCACACCCTAGCGACACCATGA